The Palaemon carinicauda isolate YSFRI2023 unplaced genomic scaffold, ASM3689809v2 scaffold586, whole genome shotgun sequence genome has a segment encoding these proteins:
- the LOC137637214 gene encoding uncharacterized protein: protein MVRRDCEGSALQDVPEVADGEGKPRHPQSQGSVNALTSRSMFNRTSRRKFLKTMITEEDLLGAYSFSSDSTRPDETPEFTNPPDGSPECSAPPNDSPKDFPQQDGSSESSAPPNDSPEDFAQPEGSAYPVSPTCGQNPQGRLHQLQEGIALQRSRVSAGQLAQAERMVKRSRLENIPGDPGDNMTIPIPLVDRGKGDPRNVAGVILDRNENDMYRIGVRDGILKVRYSSSQFDICSHQLNSIDEVSADKEIGLRQAVQQSSRFGGQGYAKCNCTACKNSVKQIAMNVTKKVKSAIVGATLV, encoded by the exons atggtccgtcgcgattgtgaagggagtgccctccaagatgtgcctgaagttgCGGACGGCGAGGGTAAACCAAGGCATCCACAGAGCCAGGGATCTGTGAATGCCTTAACT AGTAGGTCTATGTTCAACCGCACTTCCAGAAGAAAGTTTTTGAAGACAATGATCACTGAAGAGGATTTACTTGGAGCTTACAGTTTCTCTTCTGACTCTACTCGGCCAGACGAAACACCCGAGTTCACGAACCCTCCAGATGGTTCACCTGAATGTTCTGCTCCTCCAAATGACTCGCCAAAGGACTTCCCTCAGCAAG ATGGTTCATCAGAGAGCTCTGCTCCTCCAAATGACTCACCAGAAGACTTCGCTCAGCCAG AGGGCTCTGCCTATCCAGTCAGTCCAACCTGTGGCCAGAATCCTCAAGGAAGACTTCATCAGCTCCAAGAAGGCATAGCACTTCAACGGTCCAGAGTATCAGCTGGTCAGTTAGCTCAAGCTGAGCGCATGGTCAAACGTAGTCGTTTAGAAAACATCCCAGGTGATCCAGGAGATAACATGACAATTCCCATCCCGTTAGTTGATCGAGGGAAAGGTGATCCCCGAAATGTTGCCGGTGTTATCCTAGATCGTAACGAAAATGACATGTATCGAATAGGCGTGAGAGATGGGATACTCAAGGTGCGCTATAGTAGTAGCCAATTTGATATCTGCAGCCATCAACTGAATAGTATTGATGAAGTAAGTGCAGACAAGGAAATAGGACTTCGTCAGGCAGTACAGCAATCATCTAGGTTTGGTGGTCAAGGTTATGCTAAGTGCAACTGTACTGCATGCAAGAACAGTGTCAAACAAATCGCTATGAATGTTACAAAGAAGGTCAAAAGTGCAATAGtcggtgccactctagtttaa